In one window of Zhihengliuella sp. ISTPL4 DNA:
- a CDS encoding malate dehydrogenase encodes MATTITITGAGGQIGYALLFRIAAGDMLGPDEKVRLRLLEIPQGLGAAEGAALELQDGAFDLLEHVEVTDDAAVGFDGCDLALLVGARPRGPGMERGDLLAANGGIFGPQGAAIAANADPGVRVTVVGNPANTNALIASAAADGVPADRFTALTRLDENRARAQLAQTLGAPVHTVRRVPIWGNHSATQFPDVSHATVGGKPVQDALERIVGDVPAWLDQTFIPRVAKRGAEIIEVRGSSSVASAASATIDHVRDWVRGTEDWTSAAVVSRGEYAVPEGLVSSFPVQSVDGEWRIVEGLEIDDWARARIDASVAELVEERDAVRALGLL; translated from the coding sequence ATGGCCACCACGATCACCATCACCGGCGCGGGCGGACAGATCGGCTACGCGCTCCTCTTCCGCATCGCCGCCGGCGACATGCTCGGTCCGGATGAGAAGGTACGGCTGCGGCTGCTGGAGATCCCGCAGGGGCTCGGCGCGGCAGAGGGTGCGGCGCTGGAGCTCCAGGACGGCGCTTTCGACCTGCTCGAGCACGTGGAGGTGACCGACGACGCCGCGGTCGGCTTCGACGGCTGCGACCTCGCCTTGCTCGTGGGCGCCCGCCCCCGCGGCCCCGGGATGGAGCGCGGCGACCTGCTGGCCGCGAACGGCGGCATCTTCGGGCCGCAGGGCGCCGCCATCGCCGCGAACGCCGACCCCGGCGTCCGCGTGACCGTGGTGGGCAACCCGGCCAACACGAACGCCCTGATCGCCTCGGCGGCGGCCGACGGCGTGCCCGCCGACCGCTTCACCGCCCTCACGCGGCTGGACGAGAACCGCGCACGGGCCCAGCTCGCGCAGACGCTCGGCGCCCCCGTGCACACGGTGCGGCGGGTGCCCATCTGGGGCAACCACTCGGCCACGCAGTTCCCCGACGTGTCGCACGCGACCGTCGGCGGGAAGCCCGTACAGGACGCCCTGGAACGGATCGTGGGCGACGTCCCGGCGTGGCTGGATCAGACGTTCATCCCCCGGGTCGCCAAGCGCGGCGCGGAGATCATCGAGGTCCGCGGGTCGTCCTCCGTCGCCTCCGCCGCGAGCGCGACGATCGACCATGTGCGCGACTGGGTCCGCGGGACCGAGGACTGGACCTCCGCCGCCGTCGTCTCGCGCGGAGAATACGCCGTTCCGGAGGGGCTCGTCTCCTCGTTCCCCGTGCAGTCCGTCGACGGCGAGTGGCGCATCGTGGAGGGCCTGGAGATCGACGACTGGGCCCGCGCGCGCATCGACGCCTCGGTCGCGGAGCTCGTGGAGGAGCGGGACGCGGTCCGTGCCCTCGGACTGCTCTGA